The Corynebacterium halotolerans YIM 70093 = DSM 44683 region GATCACGGCGACCACGGCGATCGCCGCGCAGGTGACCCACTCGGCGACGACCGGGGCACGTTTCCCGGCGTGCTCGGCGGATCCGGTGACGGATTCGTCCAGGGACGGGTCGTCGGGGTGCGGGATGGGCTCTTCGGTGGGCGGCTGAGTAATCCCGTCCGTCGGGTCGACGGCGGTCTCGGTGGCGTTGTCCAGGCGGGTCATCGTTCCACTCCCAACTTGTCGTAGGAATCTTCGGTGCGGGCCCTCTCCATGGGCACGTAGCCGGTCATCCATTCCGGCCCGGGCTGTTTGGGCAGGTGGCTGCCGGTGGTCTCCAGATAGTCCTGGAAGACGGGTTGCTTCACAGCCTCCGCCGCCAGGGCCTCGATCTGCGCGGCGACGTCGTCGGGGATGTCGGCGGGACCGACCAGCGCCTGGGAGACGACGTAGTCGGCCTCCGGGAAACCCGCCTCGGTGATGGTGGGCACGTCCTCGAGCCCTTTCACCCGGACCGGTCCGGTGACGGCCAACGCCTTCAGGTCGCCGGCCTGGACCCGGGGCCGGGCACTGGTGATGTCGATGACGCCGAGATCGGACTCGCCGTTGGCCACCGACTGGACCGCGGCGGGGGAACCGTCGAAGGGGATGGCCTGGGAGTCCACCCCGAGCGCGTTGAGCACCTCGCCGGCGACCAGCTGGGTCATGTGCCCCTCGCCGAAGGAGGTGTGGGTGACGGTGCCGGTGGCCCCCGCGAGATCCTCGATCGTCTCGTAGGGCGAATCCGCCGGGGCCACCAGGACCAGCGGCTGTTCGGTGAGTACGGCGAAGGAACGGAAGTCATCGTCGCCGTAGCGCACCTCCTGCATCAGCGGGGCAGAGGTGAAGGCGGCAATCGGGGCAAGGAAGAGGCGGTGGCCGTCGGCGGCCTCGACCATGGCCTCCGTCGCGGCGATGATGCCGCCGGCGCCCGGGCGGTTGACCACGAGCATGGTCCCGCCGCTGACCTCCTCGAAGGCCTGGCCGAAGGATCGGGCGGTGGTGTCGTTCGCTCCACCTGCCCCGTATCCGACGAGCAGCTGGACCCGTTTGTTCGGGTAGTCCGCGGTGTTGGCGGCGGCCTGGCAGCCACTGAGCAGCAGGCCGGCGAGGGCGATGACGGCCACAACGGCCCGGACCATCGGTGTGCGTTGCCTGGTGTTTTCCACGGGTGTTCTCCTCTCTGGTGCCGGTCAGTGGACGCCGAGCACGCTGAGCGCGATGTCGTCGAGGTCGTCGGGGACGAGGACGCCACCGTCGAAGGTGGTGCCGGCCGTCTCGAGGACGGCCCGCGGGGTGTTGCCGGGGACGACGTGGTGCAGGGCGAGACGTCGGGCGTTCGCGCGGGTGGCGATCTCGCCGGCCTCCGTCGGGCTGGTGTGCGACTTGCGGTGATGGTCGACGGAGGCGCGCTCCATCTCGTTGCGGCCCGGGTAGGCGGCGTGCACCCAGTCGAAGTCGATGGCCTCGTGCAGAAGCAGGTCGGTGTTCTCCGCGAGAGTGACGAGGTTGTCGCTGGGACGGGTGTCGCCGGAGATCGTCACGCTGCCCGCCTCGGTATCGAAGCGGAAGGCGAAGGCCGGGGCGATCGGCGGGTGGACGACCAGGGTGGCGCTGACGCGGACGCGGTCGTCCTCGTGGATGACCCAGGGGGCCACGTCGGGGAAGGGGTTGTCGTTGGCGTGAAAGCCCACCTCCGGCGGGATGACGATGTTCCGGGGCTGCCAGACGTCGAGTGGGGAGGGCCGCAGGGCGTCGATGATGCGGTCGTTGAGGTCCGTGGCGTGCGCCTGCATGAGCGCGGTGAACAGGCCAGCGATTCCCGGGGTGGGGTTACCCGGGAAGATCGGCTCCACGGGAACCTGGGCGCGGGGAGAGATCTGCGGGAGCACCTGACGGTCCCCGGGGCCGTAGATCGGGATTTCCGGGAGCTGTCCGGCGAGGTCGAACATGCCGAAGATGGTGACCGAGTTGAGGTCGATGATGTGGTCGGAGTGCAGGTGGGTGATGAAGATGCCTGCCAGGTCCGAGATGTCGAGCCCGGCGCGTTTGATCTGCGTGAAGGTCCCGTGGCCGGCGTCGATGAGGTACCAGCGGTCGCCGACCACGACGGCGGTGGCGATGCCGCAGCGTGGAGCGGTGGCCTGGTCCGCGTTCAACCAGATTCTCGGGCCACCCCCGGTGCCGAGGGTGATGACTCGTGGAGTGGGGTCTGGACTCATGGTGTCCCGCCTTTCCGTTTGCCATGAAAGCTTTTGTGACACACAGCACCTTAGGACGGAATGCAACGCCAGTTAACAAAAGCGAGCTTGTTTTTAGTGTGGAAGTTGTACAGTTCCGCTTATGAAGGACGTGACGCTCCGCCAGCTCGAGTACCTGGTGGCCGTGGCCGAGGAGGGCTCCATCAGCAGAGGGGCCGCCCGCTGCCACGTCTCCCCGGTGGCCGTGGGGCAGGCGCTGGACGATCTCGAACGGACCCTGGGGGCGACCCTGACCCGCCGACAACGGTCGAAAGGCGTCGCCCTCACGGTCATCGGCGGGGAGATCGTCCGGCACGCGCGGGAGGTGCTGCATTCGGTCGACCGTCTTCCGCTGCTCATCGACGCCGCAGCCGAGCGGATGAAGCCGACCCTGCGGATCGGTTCATTCCCCACCTTGTCCGGGTGGGCGGTGCCCCCGATCATCGCCGAGTTCTCCCGCCACCATCCCGGAGTCACGATCGAGTTGCTCGAATCCGACTACGAGACCCTCCACGAAGGGCTACGCCACGGCACCCTCGACATCCTCATCGGTTTCCAGAACCACGTGAAGCCGGGTGTCCAGATGATCCCCATCGCCCCAGTTCAACTGCGGGCGATCGTGTCCACGGAGCACCGTCTGGCCGATCGCCGGAGCGCCCGTCTCGCGGAACTGGCGGACGAGGACATCATCATCAACGCGCTGTACCCGGTCTCCGAACTGCTCACCGAGCTCCTGGAGCGCCACGGCGTGGCGCACGCCATCCGCTGGCGCACCACCAGCACGGATGTGATCAAGAACCTCATCGGCCGGAATCTGGCGGTCAGCCCGGTGGTCAGCCCCGGGCTGTCCTTCATCTCCAGCGAGGGGCGCCCCCTGGCGGCGGTACCACTGACCGGCGACCTTCCCCCACAGGCCGTCGTCGCCTGCGTCGCGGAGGACGTGCCGGTGGGACCGGCGCACCGGGCGGTCGTCGATATCCTGCGGCAACACTCGACCACCACCCTCAACCCGCCGGGTGCATCTATCGTGGGGGCATGAACCGCAGCCTCATTGTGAACAAGTCCGACGACACCGACGATTCCGTGAACACCACCCTGACCGATGAACTCCACCTCGGCGAGGGGGACCTGCTCATCGATGTCACCTACTCCTCCCTGAACTACAAGGACGCCATGGCCCTGCGGGGCGACAAAGGCGTGGCTCGCACACTCCCGCTCGTGCCGGGCATCGACGCCGTGGGCACCGTCGTGGAGTCCGACTCGGAGCGCTTCAATACCGGTGACGAGGTCGTCATCAACGGCGCCGGTCTCGGCGAGTTCCGCCACGGTGGCTACGCCACACAGCAGCGCATCCCCTCCGAATCGACGGTCGCGTTGCCGGCCGCGTTCTCCGCGCGGCAGGCAGCCGCGATCGGCACCGCCGGGTTCACCGCGGCGCTGAGCGTGGACGCGCTGCGTGAGCAGGGCGTCGAACCCGGGGACGGGGACATCCTGGTCACCGGCGCCACCGGCGGCGTCGGCTCCGTGGCCATCCACCTGCTCAAACGGCTGGGCTACACGGCCGCCGCCTCCACCGGCCGTGTCGAGGAGCACGGCGACTACCTGCGCGAGCTGGGCGCGGCGGAGGTCATCGACCGCGCCGAGCTCTCCGAGCAGGGCAAGCCGCTGCAGAAGTCCCGGTGGGCGGGCGTGGTCGACGCCGTCGGCTCCCACACACTGGTCAACGCGCTCGCGCAGACCCGGTGGGGCGGTACGGTGACCGCCTGTGGCCTGGCCCAGGGCCCCGATCTGCAGGGCACGGTGCTGCCCTTCATCCTCCGCGGCGTGAAGTTGGTGGGCATCAACTCGGTCGACGCCCCGCTCGAACTGCGCGAACGCGCCTGGGCGACGCTAGCCGAACACCTCGACACCGATGTGCTGGAGGCCATGACCTCCACGGTGACGCTTGCCGACGTCGCGGCCGCCGGCGCGGATCTGATGGCGGGACGAAGCCACGGGCGCACCGTCGTGGATGTGCGGGGCTGAGAACAGGTTCCGTAATCCGCTGCGACGGGACAGCGATTCTGGTCTACTGGCACTCACCTGAACACAAGGACTGGTGACTGAAATGTCCTGGACAGTGAAACGGATGGTGGCCAGTCTCGGCGTCGGAGGTGCGGCCGTGGCGCTCGCGGCCTGCACGCAGCCGGGGGAACCGGAGCCTGGGACGGTGACGTCCGTGGTGACGTCCACCGTGGCCGCCGAAAGCCCAGAGACCTCTGGCCCGGTGACGAACTCGACGACGCCGACGAGCGAGTCTCCGACGACCAGCGGATCTCCGACGACACAGCCCGTGGACGTCTGCGATTCCGCGGCTTTCCAACGGTCCGGCTCGGAGTTCGTGGACATAGTGCTCTACTGCGACACCCAGTGGGCCCGTGCAGGAGCCGCGCAATCCGACCACGTGGTGATCTTCCGCTGGCTCGACGGCACCTGGACCCCCTACGAGGCGGACGGCACGTCCCACACCGGTTTCGAGTGCTACGACCGGGAACGGCTGATCGACAACGGGGCGCCGGCCTACTTCCTGGAGAACGCACTCCTGTGTGAAGAGTAGGAACGGCCGATCAGCGTCTGGGGGCGCAAGGCGTCGGAAAGCGCTGACAGAGTGCGCAGCTGCGCACTCCCCAGCTCGTTGACGTGCAGCTTTACCCGTTCGGGGGTAGGCGGGACAGTTGTGTCCAGAGCGGGTGCTAGCTTCCAGATGATCGAACAGTAATTCGACTCCATGGGGGAGAAGCCGATGCTCACCGAGATCACCGACCTACCCGACACCGACCTGATCGATGCCATCCACACCACCCACCACACCCTGACCCGCCACCAGGCCCGCTTCATCGTGTCACTGGCCGAATTCCACGACCGCAACCTCGCCAAAAAACACGGAGCACCCAACACCGTCACCTGGCTGATGCGCCACCACGACCTCGCCCGCCGCACCGCCTACGAATACCTCGGAATCGGCACAAAACTACGGGCCTTCCACCAGGTCACCGCCGAATTCCTCACCGGCCGACTGTCCTACTCCAAAATCCGCCTGCTCCTGCGCTACCTCACCCACTCCAACGAAGATGAGCTGGTCGAGTTGGCCCTCCAGCACTGCCTGACCGAGTTGGAGCAGGCCCTGGCCGGCCGACCCCGCAGCGGCGGCAAAAAGGCCCGGGGTAATTGCCTCCGCGTGGTCATCGACGAGGACACCGGGGGCCTGAACTTCTGGGGATCCCTGGACGCCGACCACGGAGCCGAATTCCTCGCCGCCCTGAAAACCGGCGAACTGGCCTACCTACGCGACCTGACCAACATCGACCCCGAGGTACTCAACAACCCGGAGGCACTCGACGCGGAGATCACGACCGCCCGACAAGACACCGAACAACAGATCACCTCCGAACAGATGACCGGGCAGGACGGGACGGACACCGCGGGCGACCAGAAGGACGGGGCACGCACCCGCTTCGGAGCGCCACTGAGCACCAGCCTGTTATCGGCGTTCCTCGCGGTGATCAACATGGTGCGCACCCACCCGGTGAGCACGGTCCGCGCCCCAGGCGCGCAGGTCAACGTCCTGGTGACCCTCGACGGAAGGGTCGTGATCCCCGACCGCTTCGGAGCAGAGACCGCCGCACTGCTGCGCAGCATCCTCAACGGCGACATCCGCTACCACCTGCTGGACAACAACGGCCTGCACCTCAAACTCAGCCGATCCGCCCGCCTGGCCTCCCCGGCACTGGAAAAAGCCCTGCTCACCCGCTGGGGCTACCGCTGCGCCACCCCGGGATGCTGCCACTCACGGTTCCTGGAATTCCACCACATCACCGACTGGGCCTCCGGCGGCACCACCGATCTCGACAACCTCATCCCACTGTGTTCCGGCTGCCACGCCCTGGTCACCGCAGGGAAAATGACCATCCACGCCGACGAGATCAACCCCCAGCTACTGCGCTTCCGCCTCCCCGGAGGCCAGTCCCACACCTCCACCGCCCGGGAACTGCCCGTCCGCAACGAGCAGATGGGAATCTGGGCAGACGACTACACCGACGGCCCCGTCCCCCGCGGCGACGAGCACCACCGCCAGGTCTGGGACAGCACCGACTCCTTCGACGACCCCGACACCGACAACGGCCGAGGCACCGGATAACACCCCAAAAGTGCGCAGCTGCGCACTCCGGGAACCGATCGGCCTACTTCACCACCAGGTTGACCATGCGCCCGGGCACGACGATCTGCTTGACCACGTTCTTACCCTCGATATGGGCGGCGACCTTCTCGTCGGCCAGGGCGGCGGCGACGATATCGTCCTGTGCGGCGTCGGCAGGCACGGTCACGCGGCCGCGGACCTTGCCGTTGACCTGCACGGGCAGCTCGATCTCATCGTCGACCAGCCACTTCTCGTCAAAGGTGGGGAACTCGGCGAAGGTGATGGTCTCCTCGTGGCCGAGGCGCTTCCACAGTTCCTCGGCAATGTGCGGGGCGACCGGGGCGACCATGATCACCAGGGGCTCGACGGCGGCGGCCGGGATGGCATCCGGGTAGGTCTTGGTCAGGTAGTTGACGTACTCGATGAGCTTGGCCACCACCGTGTTGACGCGCAGGTGCGTGTAGTCGTCGCGCACGCCCGCGACGGTGCGGTGCAGCTGCTTGCTGTCCTCGTCGGTCAGCGCGGCGTCGGTGGTGAGCACCTCACCGGTGTTCTCATCGACGATCAGGCGCCACAGTCGCTGCAGGAAGCGCTGCGCGCCGATGACATCCTTCGTCGCCCAGGGCCGGGAGGTGTCCAGCGGGCCCATGGACATTTCGTAGACGCGCAGGGTGTCGGCGCCGAAGTTCTCGGCGATCTCGTCCGGGGCCACGGCATTCTTCAGGGACTTGCCCATCTTGCCGTACTCCTGATTGACCTCCTCGCCCTCGAAGTAGAACCTGCCGTCACGCTCCTCGACCTCGGCGGCCGGAACGTAGACGCCGCGGGCGTCCGTGTAGGCGTAGGCCTGGATATAGCCCTGGTTGTACAGGCGGCGGTAGGGCTCCTTCGAGGTCACGTGCCCCAGATCGAAGAGCACCTTATGCCAGAAGCGCGAGTACAGCAGGTGCAGTACGGCGTGCTCGACACCGCCGACGTACAGGTCGACGCCGCCAGGGTCGTTGGCGCCGTGCTTCTCCGGGCGCGGGCCGGTCCAGTAGCGCTCGTTCTCCAGGTTGCAGAGCTGATCGTCATTGGTCGGGTCGATGTAGCGCAGCTGGTACCAGGAGGAACCGGCCCACTGCGGCATGACGTTGGTGTCGCGGTAGTACTTCTGCCTGCCCTCACCCAGGTCGAGTTCGACCTCGACCCACTCGCGGGCCTTGGCCAACGGAGGCTGCGGCTCGGAGTCGGCGTCGTCCGGATCGAAGGAGACCGGCTTGTAGTCCTCCACCTCGGGCAGCTCCACGGGCAGCATGGAATCCGGCAGGGCATGGGCCAGGCCGTCCTCGTCGTAGACGACGGGGAAGGGCTCGCCCCAGTAGCGCTGGCGGGCGAAGAGCCAGTCGCGCAGCTTGTACTGGATCTTCTCCACGCCCATCTCGCTGTCCATCAGCCATTCGATGGTGCGCTCGATGGCCTCGGCCTTGTTCAGGCCGTTGATGTCGAGACTCTGGTCATTGACGGAGTTGACCAGGGTGCCGTCGCCGGTCCAGGCCTCCTCGGCGACGTTTCCACCGGAGACGACCTCGCGGATCGGCAGGCCGAAGACGCCTGCGAACTCGTAGTCGCGGGTGTCGTGGGCGGGCACGGCCATGATGGCGCCGGTGCCGTAGCCGGTGAGCACGTAGTCGGCGATGAAAACCGGGATCTCCGCGCCGTTGACCGGGTTGATGGCGTAGGCGCCGAGAAAGACACCGGTCTTCTCCTTGTTCTCCTGACGCTCCAGGTCGGACTTCGCGGCGATATCGGAGCGGTAGGCGGCGACGGCCTCGGCCGGGTTCGCCCTGCCGTAGGTCCAGCGCTCATCGACGTCGTCGTAGGTGCCGGTGCCACCGGCCACGAGGGTGTCGACCAGCTCGTGTTCAGGAGCCAGCACCATGTAGGTCGCGCCGAAGAGGGTGTCCGGGCGGGTGGTGAACACGGTGATGGTCTCGCCCTGGGCCAGGAAGTTCACCTCGGCGCCCCGGGAGCGGCCGATCCAGTTGCGCTGCATGGACTTGACCTTCTCCGGCCAGTCGAGCAGCTCAAGGTCGTCGATGAGGCGGTCCGAGTAGGCGGTGATGCGCATCATCCACTGCGAGAGGTTCTTGCGGAAGACGGGGAAGTTGCCGCGCTCCGAACGGCCGTCGGCGGTGACCTCCTCGTTGGCCAGCACGGTGCCCAGGCCAGGGCACCAGTTCACGGTGGAGTTGGAGCGGTAGACCAGCCGGAACTCATCAACGGCCTCGGCCTTGCCGACCCGGTCGAGCTCGTTGTAGTTCCGGCCGTCCTTGGTGCTCAGCTCACCGGACTCCAGCAGCGGGATGAGCTCGTCGATACGACGCGCCTTCTGCTGGTCCTCGTCGAACCAGGCGTTGTAGATCTGCAGGAAGATCCACTGGGTCCACCGGTAGAACTCCGGGTCGGTGGTGGCCACGGAGCGGCGCTGGTCGTGCCCGAGACCCAGGGCCCCCAGCTGGCGACGCATGTTCTCGATATTCGCCATCGTCGTGGTGCGCGGGTGCGTGCCCGTCTGGATGGCGTACTGCTCCGCCGGCAGGCCGAAGGAGTCGTAGCCCAGGGTGTGCAGCACGTTCTTGCCGAGCATGCGGTTGAAGCGGGCGAAGACGTCCGTGGCGATATAACCCAGCGGATGGCCCACGTGCAGACCCGACCCGGAGGGGTAGGGGAACATGTCCTGGACGAAGAGCTTGTCCTCCGGCAGCAGCTCGCCGCTTTCCGGGGCGAGGTCGCCGACCGGGTTCGGCGCGTTGAAGGTGCCGTTGTCGGTCCAGTACTGCTGCCAGTCCCGTTCAATCCGGTTGGCCAGCTGCGGCGTGTAGCGGTGTTCCGGGGTTTCGCTCGGAGTCGTCATGCCTTAGCAGTGTAGTAGGTGGGGCAGACATCGCCGTGGTGGGCCGGAGGCCAGGAATGGCAGGAAAAGCCACCGCTCATCGACGCCGCGGGATACTACCGCTTCCCGGCAGCCCCGCCCCGGACGTCGAACCCTCGGCTCGGCCCTCGCCCAGCGCGGCATGCAGCCGCAGCGCGATCTGCAGGGCCGCCGCCCGCCAGCCGTCCTCGAGGGCGTCGTCACCGATGATCTCCCGGGCGCGTTCCAGCCGGTAGTGCAGGGTCGCGCGGTGAATGAACAGCTGTCGGCTGGTCACGGTGGAGTTGCGCGCATTGTCCAGATAGGTCAGGACCGTCGACCAGTAGCTCCGGTTGCCCGCCAGAAGCAACCGGGACGCATCATCGCTGATGGCGTGCACGCTGGCCTCGTTGAACTCCCAACCGATGAGCAATCGCCAGGCCCCCGCGTCCTCCCAGGACAGTTGCCTGGACCGCCAACCGGGAAGTGCCGCCACATCGGACAGGAAACGTGCCCGGCGCACCGCGGTGCGGGCCCTGCCCAGCTCATTGATACCTGCGGAGCCGATGGCCTCGATGTCCACCGCGCTGACGATCGCGGCCCGGCGAACCTCATCGAGCACCTTGTCGGTGTCCACGATCGATCTGCTGCGTTCGACCACCATCACGGCGCCGGCCTCGGCGGTGACCAGGAAGGGCCTGCTGCGGTGCAACCTGCTCAGCTCGAGCTGGAGGCGCCGGGCCGAGGAGCCCTCCGGTGGGTCCGCGGCGTCGGCAACCGTCTCACCGAGTCGGACGACATGCACGGTGAGTCGGCCATCATCCGGCAGGTACCCGCCATCCAGGGCGGTAACCACGGAGTCTTCCGCGCCGCCCAGGATCTCCGCGGCCAGCGCACCAAGTTCTTCCGCGCGGTCATGGAGTCCGCCGTCATCGTGGGCGAAGAGACGGGCCAGCGGCTCAATGAACCCGGTGACCCGCGCAATTTCCGTGTCCGTCATGCGGGGTTCATCGAACAACCACAGGTAGGCACAGAGCTTCCCGCTGCGGCGTACCGGGAAGCACACCCTGGGCAGCATCTCGAATTCGGGGTTGGCCGGCAGTCTCACCGGCGCCACGGCGTCCTGAATTCCGTGGCTCAGTATCCAGGGGACGGGTTCCGGGGGCGGGGAGCGGTGGATGATGGAGGCGATCCGACGATCATCGATCGCCCCGATCTGGGCACTGGCGCACACCACCTCAAAGGAAGGGGTGTCCACCTCCACGGACCTGCCCAGCCGGTGGGCCAGGTCGTCCATCAGTGACTGAATCCGGCTGAGGTTTTCAGCTGCGCCACCGCGATTTTTCGACATACGTCGAAATTATCCTCAACTTTCGGCCAGTGACAACCCCCACAGTGATGCACCACCATTAAGTCCTGTAATCATGACGCCGATCACACTATTTCGGGGTCATGCCACCATCCCCACCTCAAGGAGTCCGCGTGGACAACAGCATCTTCACCCCGCTGGAGCAGGCCGGCCTGACCACCCTGAAACTGCAGTACAACTGGCGCACTGATGAGCAGACGCTCCACGCGGCACGGGAATGGGACGAGGAACTGGACTTCTCGCGGTACAACCAGGACTTCACCGCCCACACCACGCTGACCCCGGACCCGGTGAGCCTCGGTACCGGGCAGGTCCATGCCCTCTTCGCCGAGTATGGCCTCAGCGGGTACCTGGAGGAGATCCTGGACCTGCTGCGCCAGGGCCGCCACGAGGGCATCGAGGTCTACTTCCACCGTGGCAGGAATATCCGTTTCATGTGTCACCAGCACAGCCGCACGCTCGGGCTGCGGAACAGGCACCACGCCATCATGGCCGGCGGCACCCGTCGCCACGACCCGGAGACCCCGGAGATCGACGTCATCATCGACGGTCTCAACCTGGGCCGGGCCATGAGCTTCAAGAACATCGCGGCCGGCCTGAACTTCGGCGGCTGCAAGACCACCGTGCACATGGACGAACCGGAGCTCGACGACCTGGAGACCCTCGGTTTCCTGGCCTTCGCCATCGATCGCTGCCGGACGATGACCAGCCCGGACATGAGCCTCGACACCGCCGTGGCGGACGTGATGAACGAGCACTTCTCGAGCCAGTTCACCAACGGCCCCAGCTCCCCGATCGGGGAGAGCGGCACCCCGACGGCCCTCGGTTCCTACCTCGCCCTGAAGGAGGCGGTGCGGTTCCAGGAGGGCAGCGACGACCTACGCGGCAAGTCCGCCGTGATCATGGGGCTGGGCGCGGTGGGCTGGTACCTGGCCGCCCACCTGATCGACGCCGGTGCCGCACTCACCGTCTCCGACCTCAACCCAGAGCGGGTCGCCGCCCTGCGCGCCGCACACCCGGACGTGGAGATCAACGCGATCGGGGTCGACGAGGTCCTCAGCTTCGAGGCGGATATCCTGTGCCCGTCCGCGATCGGCGGGATCCTCGACGAAGAGACCATCAATCAGCTGCGTTACGCTTACGTCTTCGGTCCGGCCAACAACCAGATCAGAGCCACCAACCAGGCCGAGGAGCTGCGGCTGGCCCAGCTGCTGGCCGACCGCGGGATTCTCTTCCAGACCGAGTGGTGGCACAACACCGGCGGCGTGATGGGTGGCGCCGAGGAATACCTCAACGGCGCCGACTCCTCCCCGGAGAGCCTGCGGGAGCGCGTGATGAGCACCGTGCCGCGCAAGACCCGCGAGAACCTGGAGCAGGCCCGCGAACTGGGGATCACCCCGACGGCCAACGCCTACCGGCAGTGCACCGAGCTGCTGTTTCCCGAGCTTGAGGTTGCGGTGCCCGCATGACCGATCAGCTGACCTCCACTCCCGCCCGGACACCGGCGGACACGGCGGCACCTGCAGCGCACCTCCAGACGCCGTCCACGCAGGACAACGGGCTCAAGCGCGGCCTGAAGGCCCGTCACCTGCAGCTGATCGCCCTGGGTTCGTCCATCGGCACCGGCCTGTTCCTGGGTTCGGGCGCCAGCATCCAGCTGGCGGGCCCGGCGGTGCTGCTGGCCTTCGCCGTGGCCGGTGCCATGATCTTCCTGATCATGCGCATGCTCGGTGAGATGGCGGTGATACACCCGGTCTCCGGCTCCTTCGCCTACTACGCCCGCAAGTTCATCGGTCCGGTGGCCGGGTTCATCA contains the following coding sequences:
- a CDS encoding helix-turn-helix domain-containing protein is translated as MSKNRGGAAENLSRIQSLMDDLAHRLGRSVEVDTPSFEVVCASAQIGAIDDRRIASIIHRSPPPEPVPWILSHGIQDAVAPVRLPANPEFEMLPRVCFPVRRSGKLCAYLWLFDEPRMTDTEIARVTGFIEPLARLFAHDDGGLHDRAEELGALAAEILGGAEDSVVTALDGGYLPDDGRLTVHVVRLGETVADAADPPEGSSARRLQLELSRLHRSRPFLVTAEAGAVMVVERSRSIVDTDKVLDEVRRAAIVSAVDIEAIGSAGINELGRARTAVRRARFLSDVAALPGWRSRQLSWEDAGAWRLLIGWEFNEASVHAISDDASRLLLAGNRSYWSTVLTYLDNARNSTVTSRQLFIHRATLHYRLERAREIIGDDALEDGWRAAALQIALRLHAALGEGRAEGSTSGAGLPGSGSIPRRR
- a CDS encoding Glu/Leu/Phe/Val dehydrogenase family protein is translated as MDNSIFTPLEQAGLTTLKLQYNWRTDEQTLHAAREWDEELDFSRYNQDFTAHTTLTPDPVSLGTGQVHALFAEYGLSGYLEEILDLLRQGRHEGIEVYFHRGRNIRFMCHQHSRTLGLRNRHHAIMAGGTRRHDPETPEIDVIIDGLNLGRAMSFKNIAAGLNFGGCKTTVHMDEPELDDLETLGFLAFAIDRCRTMTSPDMSLDTAVADVMNEHFSSQFTNGPSSPIGESGTPTALGSYLALKEAVRFQEGSDDLRGKSAVIMGLGAVGWYLAAHLIDAGAALTVSDLNPERVAALRAAHPDVEINAIGVDEVLSFEADILCPSAIGGILDEETINQLRYAYVFGPANNQIRATNQAEELRLAQLLADRGILFQTEWWHNTGGVMGGAEEYLNGADSSPESLRERVMSTVPRKTRENLEQARELGITPTANAYRQCTELLFPELEVAVPA